A portion of the Micromonospora vinacea genome contains these proteins:
- the rlmB gene encoding 23S rRNA (guanosine(2251)-2'-O)-methyltransferase RlmB, which yields MAGNSQRRGRRLTSKAGAPKGTGGKNKDSLAGRGRTLPADERPWHKGYSGTEKLPQRTAWKQDKERRAAAEEGRAPKIGQPGSKDTTWGRGGGRGVPVGRGAATGGRGGKPTGRSGPRVTPGRKSNPSKDTPELLVGRNPVLEALRANVPATALYTAQGIDMDDRINEIIRTAADRGIANLEISRAELDRMTGGVLHQGVGLQVPPFAYQPFEDMVAAALEQQAPLLVALDGVTDPRNLGAVIRSAAAFGAQGVFVPERRAAGITATAWRTSAGAAARVPVAQVTNLTRSLKACRDAGFMVVGLDADGDTDLYNLEAAVGPLVVVVGSEGRGLSRLVGETCDLTVSIPMISEVESLNASVAAAVALAEVARRRSVEL from the coding sequence ATGGCCGGCAACTCGCAGCGCCGTGGCCGGCGACTGACGTCGAAGGCAGGCGCCCCCAAGGGCACCGGCGGCAAGAACAAGGACTCGTTGGCCGGGCGGGGTCGCACCCTGCCCGCGGACGAGCGGCCGTGGCACAAGGGCTACTCGGGCACCGAGAAGCTGCCCCAGCGCACCGCCTGGAAGCAGGACAAGGAGCGCCGCGCGGCGGCCGAGGAGGGGCGCGCCCCCAAGATCGGTCAGCCCGGTAGCAAGGACACCACCTGGGGCCGGGGCGGCGGTCGGGGCGTACCGGTCGGTCGGGGTGCTGCCACCGGCGGACGGGGCGGCAAGCCCACCGGGCGGTCTGGCCCCCGGGTCACGCCGGGGCGCAAGTCCAACCCGTCCAAGGACACCCCGGAGCTGCTGGTCGGGCGTAACCCGGTGCTGGAGGCGCTGCGCGCCAACGTGCCGGCGACGGCGCTCTACACCGCCCAGGGCATCGACATGGACGACCGGATCAACGAGATCATCCGGACCGCCGCCGACCGGGGCATCGCCAACCTGGAGATCAGCCGCGCCGAGTTGGACCGGATGACCGGCGGAGTGCTGCACCAGGGTGTCGGCTTGCAGGTGCCGCCCTTCGCGTACCAGCCGTTCGAGGACATGGTCGCCGCTGCCCTGGAGCAGCAGGCTCCGCTGCTGGTCGCGCTGGACGGTGTCACTGACCCGCGCAACCTGGGCGCCGTGATCCGGTCGGCTGCCGCGTTCGGTGCGCAGGGTGTCTTCGTACCCGAGCGTCGTGCAGCCGGGATCACCGCGACCGCCTGGCGGACCAGCGCCGGCGCGGCTGCGCGGGTGCCCGTGGCGCAGGTGACCAACCTGACCCGGTCGCTGAAGGCGTGCCGCGACGCCGGCTTCATGGTCGTCGGCCTGGATGCCGACGGCGACACCGACCTCTACAACCTGGAGGCCGCTGTCGGTCCGCTGGTGGTGGTGGTCGGTTCCGAGGGGCGCGGCCTTTCCCGCCTGGTCGGGGAGACCTGCGACCTGACCGTCAGCATCCCGATGATCTCCGAGGTCGAGTCGCTCAACGCCAGCGTGGCCGCAGCGGTCGCCCTGGCCGAGGTCGCCCGGCGGCGCTCCGTCGAGCTGTAG
- the cysS gene encoding cysteine--tRNA ligase, whose amino-acid sequence MTLRLYDTATRSVRDFVPREAGKVGVYLCGLTLQAPPHIGHLRSGVNYDVLRRWLLAAGYEVTFIRNLTDIDDKLLVKAGEQGRPFWSIAYANELLLAESYRSLNVLPPTYEPRATGHIPEMHELITKLIADGHAYPATDGSGDVYFDVASWPAYGSLSGQSPDAMQSAGDAPDRGKRDPRDFALWKGAKPDEPADAYWPSPWGLGRPGWHIECSAMCWRYLGPEFDIHGGGLDLTFPHHENEIAQSKAAGLPFARYWVHHGLLSIGGAKMGKSAGNALDLAYVDSLGVRPVELRYYYAAAHYRSVIDYSEDSLRDAATAYRRIEGFVQRAAERVGGGQLGELPAGFVAAMDDDLNTSAALAVLQQHIRDGNTALSVGDDVTVRTTLAVVRAMLDILGIDPLDPAWTGGGRSDDLRAVVDSLIALALEQRAQARGRKDWAAADAVRDQLKLAGVVVEDTPQGPRWTIGEQD is encoded by the coding sequence GTGACGCTACGCCTGTATGACACCGCCACCCGATCGGTGCGGGACTTCGTCCCGCGGGAAGCCGGCAAGGTGGGGGTCTACCTGTGTGGTCTCACCCTCCAGGCCCCGCCGCACATCGGTCATCTTCGCTCCGGCGTCAACTACGACGTGCTGCGCCGTTGGCTGCTGGCCGCCGGCTACGAGGTCACCTTCATCCGCAACCTGACCGACATCGACGACAAGCTTCTGGTGAAGGCGGGTGAGCAGGGTCGGCCGTTCTGGTCGATCGCGTACGCCAACGAGTTGCTGCTGGCCGAGTCGTACCGGTCGTTGAACGTGCTGCCGCCCACCTATGAGCCACGCGCCACCGGGCACATCCCGGAGATGCACGAGCTGATCACGAAGTTGATCGCCGACGGGCACGCGTACCCGGCGACTGACGGCTCCGGCGACGTCTACTTCGACGTGGCGTCCTGGCCGGCGTACGGGTCGCTGTCGGGTCAGTCTCCGGATGCCATGCAGTCGGCCGGGGACGCCCCGGATCGGGGCAAGCGGGACCCGCGCGACTTCGCGCTGTGGAAGGGCGCCAAACCGGACGAGCCGGCGGACGCCTACTGGCCCTCGCCCTGGGGGCTGGGCCGTCCGGGCTGGCACATCGAGTGCTCGGCGATGTGCTGGCGTTATCTCGGTCCGGAGTTCGACATCCACGGCGGTGGCCTGGATCTGACGTTCCCGCACCACGAGAACGAGATCGCCCAGTCCAAGGCGGCCGGGTTGCCGTTCGCCCGCTACTGGGTGCACCACGGCCTGCTGAGCATCGGCGGGGCCAAGATGGGCAAGTCCGCAGGCAACGCGCTGGACCTGGCGTACGTGGACTCGCTCGGGGTGCGGCCGGTGGAGCTGCGCTACTACTACGCCGCCGCGCACTACCGCTCGGTGATCGACTACTCCGAGGATTCGCTGCGCGACGCGGCCACCGCGTACCGGCGGATCGAGGGTTTCGTGCAGCGGGCCGCCGAGCGGGTCGGTGGTGGGCAGCTCGGTGAGCTGCCCGCCGGCTTCGTCGCGGCGATGGACGACGACCTCAACACGTCCGCCGCGCTGGCCGTGCTGCAACAGCACATTCGGGACGGCAACACCGCGCTGAGCGTCGGCGACGATGTGACCGTCCGCACCACGCTGGCCGTGGTGCGGGCAATGCTGGATATTCTCGGGATCGACCCCCTCGACCCGGCCTGGACCGGCGGCGGCCGATCGGACGATCTTCGTGCCGTGGTGGACTCCCTGATCGCGCTGGCCCTGGAGCAGCGTGCGCAGGCGCGGGGCCGCAAGGACTGGGCCGCCGCGGATGCGGTGCGTGACCAGCTCAAGCTGGCCGGCGTGGTGGTCGAGGACACCCCCCAGGGCCCCCGTTGGACTATTGGAGAGCAGGACTGA